From the Brienomyrus brachyistius isolate T26 chromosome 23, BBRACH_0.4, whole genome shotgun sequence genome, the window TCAAATGACTCTCGAGCTCTTTAAATCCAACCTTGACCCTTAGGCAGGAGTAGGACATCCTGTACCTACTCGCTATATATGGCAGATCAATGAGGACAGTTTTCATTAGACATAATCCTGAAACATGCTGGCCCAGAAACTCAGCACGAGCCAGTCGGCGCATGAGCTGGATGACCTGGCCATGGTAAGGGCTTCTAATCTCGTCACCCCAGGCTGCCTCCGCTGCTATGGTTTCACTCCATAACAAGAACTCATTGTCTCAGTGCAGAAACCCAGGAACCTAAAGGATGTGACATCGGTAGAGCTAAAAGGAATCTTGGCAAGTCACTAAGGGGTCAATAACACACGATAATGCAGCCTTTCTATATGTCCTCCTCCTCAACTCTGTTATTTTGATATAAAATACAGAAGGAGCCCATAGCTTTGGGTGGTTTCATCTGGACCCACCGACTTCTGAGCGGACAGTTTCTCAAGACGTGTTTGCTACTGTTAGCGTGAGCATAAACTTAACCTGCAGATCTCGCAAGCATGAGAGCCAAAGCTACGTCGAGCCCACGTATACATTCAAAAGGAAAACAAGGACAGTCACTGGCCTTAAAGGTTTTAACTTGTCTGTTTTGTAGCTCTTTGAGGAGATCCTTGAACCTTGAACCTTGCCGTGTTCCAACGTCGACGAAACAGAGGGAGTGAAAAGCTGACAGGCATTGAGGTGTTTTAATTAATGTTTAAGTCACCAGTGCATTCAGTGTCCTACCTTCTATGCAGCCATAGAATTTCTTCTGGGAATTTAATTACCTCCATCACATCAAGCTATCTAGATGTATAATGAGTGCAGAAAGAATACAAGACCCCTTGGATGAATGCCATCCATATGGTTGCCAGGAGTCAACATCGACTTGACAGCACCTAATAACAATGTAACTGCACCTCTGTGCAGCGCTGCTAGAGAAAATGCAATAGTAATTTTGACAATAAGTTTCATATGTTATGAAATATAAACATCATTCAATATTCAATAATAAACAGGAGCTTTATTcaaaaggaataataaaaattatcagGGAACATTTATTAAATGAACCTTAAGCATAAAAAACTATTTGAGCCCAAATGAGAACACACATGGTTAGCAtacccataaccctaaccctaaccatacccctaaccataatcctaatcctaaccctaaacctaaccctaatcctaaagtTGACATCTTGAAATGTTTCACGCATGTAAACGAACAAGTTACATATTAGGAAAAATTAGGAAAAAGTATGGTATCACTTGAATGTCTTTTTTCATGTAGATCTATATATCCAACTTGGTCAGGGTCGTGAGGGGAAtcaggagcttatcccaggtagcacagggcacaagactggAGTACATCCTGGGTGGGGTACACCCCGGCTGGCGTACATCCTGACTGGGGTACACCCTTGATGAGCTACACCCTGATTGGGGTACACCCTGAGTAGAGTACACCCTGGGTGAGCTACACCCTgattggggtacaccctgggtgaGCTACACCCTGATTGGGGTACACCCTGagtagggtacaccctggatgagcTACACCCTGATTGGGGTACACCCTGAGTAGGGTGCACCCTGGGTGAGCTACACCCTGATTGGGGTACACCCTGagtagggtacaccctgggtgaGCTACACCTTGATTGGGGTAAACCCTGGGTGAGCTACACCCTGACTGGGATACACCCTGagtagggtacaccctgggtgaGCTATACCCTGATTGGGGTACACCCTGagtagggtacaccctgggtgaGCTACACTCTgattggggtacaccctgggagAGCTACACCCTGATTGGGGTACACCCTGagtagggtacaccctgggtgaGCTACACCCTgattggggtacaccctgggagAGCTACACCCTGagtagggtacaccctgggtgaGCTACACCCTgattggggtacaccctgggcggtATGCCAGTCCATAACAGGTTCCCTGTCGTTGTTTTATGAAAATACACAGTATGATTCATGTTTTGATAAAATGTTCTCACAGAAACATGACGAGGGCGAGAGAATTATGCAGTATGTTCAGTATGTTAATTAGTCTCCCTAGAAGATAAAAGGCctcattttaaaattaatacCTACAATTATGATTTTATCATTTTTAGAATTAACATCTCATTATTATGAACTGCctttgaaatattttaaaaatcccagTCCAAATATGTGGCAAACGTCACTCTCCAGAATGCATGGATTCAGGTTTTAGGTTGTAGGGTTTGCTTGGTGCCTGTCCACTGGCCTTTAAAGCATTCGCACCATGTCATGCCACTGAACCTCGGGACAGGTCAAACGCAGCACCAGTCTCCATTTCACCGAGCTTCGACACTGTCATTAAGCAGGAAATGAGGGCATGTGCCTCACTTTCCCTCTCCCCAGGTGCAAAAACTAAAAGAAGGTTGCCTGTGCCCTCCACTGGCAGCCCACTTTAACTGTTGATCCCTTTTAGGGATCACGGGAGTCATTTAGTCCCAGGGGATGGGGCCTTCGCCCAAACCCCGCCCTTTCTCAAGATGGGCGGCTCTGAGAGTATAAAACTTATAGGGGTGCTCAATGAAGCATACGGAAGTCAAAAATCTGAATGTTCCCTGCTCTATGTCCACACCAGGACTGCCAACATAACAAAACGATGTTGTCTCGGTAAGTGAACAGTGGCGGTTCTCTAAACAGCCACGTTACCTGTAACCCGGTCAACGAGCAGATTGTGGGGTTTATGAAGCAGGCAAACCATAATTAAATCAAATGGGGGGGTTGTGTTTCTCTGTCCTGATGGGTATTATTATCCCGAACAGGGGAGCATTGATACGCCTTTCTTGGCTTCTAAATTTAAATCTATAAAAACTGCTTTTTCCCCATTCATTTTTCGACTAAAAGTTATGATAATAGTAATATTGTTTTAAAGTGTTTtacaataatttaaaaagtgTGTGTTAATTCAAAATAAGTTCAACTGACATTATAGGAAAGATTTGCACAGGCCGCCAACAATTTTGTCAGTAATTTTCATTGCAATGGAAGAGAATATCCTGTCAATAAATGTGTATGTTATATgtatggtttgtgaatgcttATGCTTAATGAATTAATTTTTTGATCATTATTTTGCATTATAATTAGGATAATATCCATTCTTATCATGCTGTCATTAatgtaatacattttaaaacatgtaTAAAATTTGTTATATAAATCTATCTATTTTTGATCCCACTTTTTCATTATAAGGTTGCAATGTAACGTGTCATATAAATCAGTTTTtaaaatctgatttttttatatatttacgtTGTCAGTGAAGGaatcaaaaaaaaatctttaaatgtCTCACTGGTAATATTTTTAAagcaagaaacaaaaataaTTGCAGCCGTTATTTGCCTCATTAAATAAACGCAGCTTTGCCAACATTCAAAggtgttttaaaaatatattgccTTTAGCATTTTAGTGACTGCGCTCCCTTTGCCTTCCAGAAACGTTTTGATATTTTCAGCAGTGATGTGCTTGGCAGCAGTTACTGCAGCTGCTCCTGTCGAAGGTAGGAAAGTGTTCGGTCATAAATGGTTTCGCTTTCCATGAATCTGCATGTTCCTTTGCGCTGTTCGTGAGCAGCAGTCAAGGAAGAGCATCTCGTCTCAGGGATCCTTCTCAAGCATTAATTCATGTGAAGGCTTCTGTTCCATCCAATCGGCTTAATAAGGGCATTGATCGAATTGTGACTATGATTTGAAATATTTGAATGTGTTAATGAGAAGATAAGTTGTTTTCGATTTTGTCGAACGTTAAACTGTAACACTTTAGTCAATAAAATATATTGTTAAATAGCCATTTTTAATTAATGCTACTCTTGTCTTGGAAAATTAAAAAACGAGTTGCTTGTTACCTatagttatgtaattaatgaaACCTTTGGGAGATCCTTTGCTGTCACTTTTCCAAGCTTCAGTTTGACTGATTGTCTATAGTGTTTAGTGAATTTGTAACTCGCAAAGTAACTGAGGCGGGATGGAATATGACCCAGGCTGAATGATTGCCTGGGCCGGAACCAAGGAAGCCTTTAGAGAAACGTTCTGTGAGGGGCTCACACTTCACGGACAAGGGCGAGGGGCTATCGGTGTCCACAGCAAGGTCCTGTTTCTCTCCATCACTTGTGTTCCAGAGAccacattgttatacatcaaaATGCAATGAAAAGGTTGATTAACGATGGAGACAAAGAACCTCTTGGCCCAAGACGCAATTTTTCTAGccttatgttttattttcagaGAAGGAAGCGGAGGAATCTGATACTGAACGAGAAGAGGGTGAAGAGGAACTCTCTGAAGAGGAGGAAGGTAGGTGGAAAGTGTCCCGTGCTGGACTGCCGAGGTCTCAGCAGATCCAGACTGTGGGCTGGACCAGGCGCCCGGATGTCAGTTTCTCTAGCGAAATGTAGCCAAACTAAACAAACGATTGCCTGGACTGACTCATTTTGACTGAAACATGGATAATGGACTGTTCAACACATGCAGCTTGTCCACATCGCTGCAAATATAAACGGGTCtgtaaaaaattataaaatgatAGGAGTCAAATAGACATTATAAAATAAAGATAACACAATTTAAACAATTtgctttgaattttttttaacgATGCATGATTTTGAGTTTATGTTGAACAGTGGACTAAATGCAACTTTACTAtgaataatatattttaaactAAGTGTTTAAATATCATTTAAAACAGACCACGCCTTCAGATCCTGATCCAATACTCCTGCAGGGTGATTCTGCATTAACtgctattaaattattttttgtgcCACGCACACATAATTTTAAAATTGACAGCAAATAAAGTAATAGTCAAAAAAGGTAATGGAATAACACGTTTAACAAGTTTGTTTTTTTGAGTTATAACCCAGCAGTCTTACATACCGCCAACACTTCTTCTCTACGCCTTTGCAACACGATCTTCAGGAAGAAGGAAACATGTGAACAGTTTATGAACTGTTATcaatttccttttttttcagATGATGATGACTCCAATATTCAGGATATGAATATGGGTGAGAAGTTAATAACTTACCACCAATATAAAGATGCTCTCCTTCTTATAGCTATTCAAACAATGAAGcaattgggttttttttttaaatgcctcAACAATGTAAACACTCATTTTTATTGAGAAAAATGAGCCTTGACTgagaggcggcatggtggtgcagtggttagcactgttgcctcacatgtgtgggacccgggttcgagtctctgcctgggttacatgtatgtggagtttgcatgttctccccatgtcgtcatggggttctCCAGtacctctgggtactccggtttcccccccgcagtccaaaaacatgctgaggctaatttgcGTTGCTAAATCGTCCATAggtgtaagtgaatggtgtgtgagtgtgccctgtgatgggctggccccccatcctgggttgttccctgcctcatgcccattgcttccaggataggctctgggtgacccagtaggaaaagcagtttggaaaatggatggatggatgagatcACTCTGTTTTTCGTTTTTTTGGTTTATTTCAGTATTGCATATAATACTGGTACTTTAAATATCACTGCATACAGAATTTATTATACATAGAAAGAAATGGGAGACAATTCTATGCAAGCGTAGAATTTCCGGAGATGATTACATGCCGTCAGCAACGCAACACTAATCGTACAAACATTTCCATTGAATAAGAAGATACATAAAAGAACTTTTAAAAGATTATAAAACAACAAACatatattataattttataatattttactctaaatgtttaaattattttaatttaattttaatgtttaatcaggttttaaaataaatttatggTACTTAGCCTAAAAAAAATTGGTTAGCCATGGACACAAATGCATGTGTTCCAGGAGAAACCTGCTTGGTTAATGAGACTGGAGGGAAACAATTGAGAAGGAGTCGAAGATCCATATTTGACAAGTTGATGCCTCATTATCATGTAGATTTGCTGAACAGTAGCACTTTTATTATGGTGTGATGTGCGACAGGTCTGCACAATGTCACAGAAAAAGCCTGATAAGGCTTTTACAAAACTCCACATTTCCATCCAGTCTTTGAATTCCTGCAAGTTTCATTTGTTATTTAAATGAGTGTTAAGCAATAATCCTGTTCAGCACATGCCCAGACTAAAGGAACACTTTATAATGTgcatgaaaaatgtaaaaaaaatacataaatacatacataattaCATGTGTAAATGAAGTAAagctttatatttaaaaatgggAAAAGCACTGGAAAAGCGCAATTACTTCAAAGACCGAACTAGCATGCTTTATAAACACTTATTGTCATCTCTTGTcttttaaaaacaacaaaagtttttttcatgcccccccccaggacattTAATAACATAGCCATTTGGTGCTGTGGGACGTTATGGAAGGgattcattaaaaaataaataaataaatcaataaaaatcttTCTCTCAGGAATTGGAGGTCGGCAACCTTCCACGGCATCAAAAGATCGGGGTAAGTTAAAGCTAATCCACTCGTAGCCTGAACAGGTCTTTTATTCACTGCAGCACAGGTCTTAATTGTAATGAAGGGCTCACAGTGTGCAGTCGAAGCTGGTGAAATTCAAGGTGGTAAGATTAACTCGGATTTTGCTTTGGTAAACAAAAAAACCACTCACACTGGAACCATTGTATAAAAGACGTGGTATGAGTGACCGGCTTACTGCTCTACCGAATCTAATTGTAAAGGAATAATTCCGATATACTCCCATGATGACTTTTCAAAGATTACGTATGTAACGTTATGAATCCTCATTTCTGAGAAATCCTGCATTTCTTTCAAGATCCATCTGGTCGACAAGAAGCCTCATTGGAAGGCGACCCCATAAACGGTGAAGAGACCTTCTGAAATTTTACTCTACGCCAAATGAATTTGCATGACACATTACTGCCCGGGTGTCAACTTCAATTTCTTGTGAGCATAAGTTTCAGAAAAGTGTCtggctttttttcttttgcaggaCAGAAGCTGATTGGTGCCAGACCGTCACATGGGGGCAGCCATGACGGTGAGTGTCAGAGACCCGTGACCTGTGGAGAAAGCAGATTGCCTCGAACAATAAGATAACCATGGTCTCTCCCCGGCAGTGTCCGTCACGGACTCAGCTGTGGAGGAAggaaatggtaaaaaaaaaaatcatgcacaCTTGGTATCCTACTCAagaatcacacacacactcacgcacctcAAGTGCTGATTCACCATTGAGCTTTGTAATCAGATACCTACTCTCCACTCTGCGTTGTGTCTATGCCGCAGGTGACAATGGGGCGGACCCGCTAACTCTGGATGCCGGCACTGCTTTTGACGGTGAGAAGGCCGCTCTCTCTCGATCCGCTGTGTCTCCCGTTCACTCAGTTTTTCACAGTGTTCCTTAACATGCTGGTGTCCTTGTTGTTAGGTGCTGTGGAACACTCCAGTATAGCCACTCAGCTGGAGCCCCCAggtagccccctccccccccgacaCACCACAGTAAGACCTACAACACCCACAGCGAGGAGACAGCCACACTTTCACAATAACGTGATTCATTGTCCAGTCTTAGCCATACATCTCCTCACATAATCAGGATAGCACTTTATTCACACTATTTTGCCACTCCTTTGCAAAACACCAGTGGTGTGATTTCCATCCACTCAGGAGGTGAACCAGGACACATTCCCAGCATGACGTCTGAGGTCCACATGTTAGCAGAAGGTGAGCGAGGCCCAGAGTCACGAGAAAATACACGGAATGGCTGAGCTGAGCCGGAGAAGAGGTCTGGGAACCAAACCTCTTTGTGTTTATCTAGTGTTTATCTAGCCAACCAACAAGATGTCAGTAGGTTTTTGAAGAAAGGAAGAAATTATTGGTAATTTATTCATGTAAGGGGCAGTGTGGTGGTTCTGTGTCAGCACCTGGAAGGTCGTTGGTTTGTCAGGAACGATTCTactccactgggcccttgagcaaggtccttaacctgcAATCGCTCTATCCTGGATGTGATGTTAACCTAccagccctgcaagcaggtcctccaactttcAGGGAAAACTTAGGGGGGTGGTTGCAGGATGGGGAAGCACTGGAAATTGGcagccactgggaaaaaaacttcacactgttccattccattcgtactagtgtggtgctgagttATCACCTACCGCACAGCTGCACTCAGGTtgtcatccctgaggtggttcgtcatTTCCTGGGTGCAGCAACGTGCTGTCATCGGCATGCTCTCCTTACCTCATTCAGGTGGCGTGAAAACTCCGGCGTTGATGCATTCTGTGATTACTGACAGCATGTTTTGCATTCTGTTGAATTCCAGGGCCTCATCAAATGACACACCAAGCTGAGATATACTCTGCCGGTAGGTACTGAAACTCCCAACGTTCATTTTAGGCCAAAGCACAGCAGTAATACACACGCAAATGTTAcagtacatatacacatattgaAAGAACAGCATGATTTAGGTCAGGTCAAATAAAACATGCGCTCGGATGACCTCATCTGAGAAGTCACCGTGAAGGGTGTTCTGTCTGAAAAGCCGGTCTCATCTTTTAGGGAATGGACCCTCTTTGGGCTCCAGCTCTCATGGGGATCTTACAGGTGGGATCATTTATTAATGCTTGTCAGATACAGTGTTGTGTCATGGTAACAAGCCTCTTAAAGGGGAAGGCTGCTATGTGCGTGTACCTCCTGCACCGTACTGGGGACGTTCTCAGATTTTTAAGGATTTATTAGTTTGTTTTGGGTGGATTGTGATACTTGCCTTATTGTATTGACGTGCCACTTTGTACAGGTTCGGAGGTGAACGGTTCAGAGGGCCCAGAAACGGAGTCCAACGGTAAGGTGGCACCGGGCGGGTGGTAAAagaggccacgcccccctcatgCTGCCGCTTCGACGATGTCATATAAGCAGCACGAGGGTTTTACTGGCACTTTGTCGTTTCACAGGAAACGGCCATAAGCTGCTGGTGGGGGGGTCGTTGGCTGGACACGCAGGTAAGagaaggtggtggggggggggggctttgcacATTTGACATTTACAGTTATGTGTTTGGCGGGTGCTTTTCTCCAATGCGAGGTGCAAGTGAAGCAGGCAGAATTAGCAGTGTGgaccatttcaggtccagaagttacacatccagaccaagattatgtttcaaccaaccagatgagctctctgtgactgtgactctttatactcaactgtttggttgaaacaaaatcttggactggatATATAACTTCTGGACCTGAAGTGCTCAACACTGACTACAAGCATACTGCCGTCAGGGAGCAAGCTTAGCCACAAATGCTACAAAGCCAGATCGTTGTGGTGGAAAGAAATATATGAGCATTGCTAGAAACCTCGCATCAGGAATGCTATACACACAAATACAACCCAAGAGAGACTCCATTCAGAAATCAAGTCTGTGTGCAACTTACAACTAGAAAGAGCATCCAGTAGTCAAGCAAACCGCTTCATTTGACTGGTTGGCATATTACGGTTTGGGCGATGTCAGCGATGAATGGCTGATGTGATTTTCTGTGTCTGTACAGTCTCTGATCTTCCCCTGGCTGACAACTTCTATGGCGGATATCCAGGTACAGCCGAGACACCCCGACCCGGGAACCGAATCAGAACCATGCACACACGCCCCCAGGAGATCGAATGCATTCCATATGTGCCGGCTTCCGTGAGACAAAAACATCTGGCTGTCgttttcatgggggggggggggggggggggggctctgacaAATGAGAGATAATCGCttctttaaagaaaaaaaagaaaagacgaGAATTATGATGCACTTTACGGTTAGGGTTAGCAGGATTCTGACGTGCTCTAATTGCATGACGGAAATCTGCCCGTTAGCTTATGCTAACCACTAAAACGAGTCAGTTGAATGACGTTAGTATTAATATAGCGATGCAGCTTAACTGGCACATAGCTAAAAGGATAAGCAAGGTAGTTCAGCATCTAAACATCCGCTCGCGTTGGTTCCTGTGGGCCTCCCAGAACTAGGCGTGATTCCTGTGTTTCTGCACACCTGCCACTTATTTCATACCATCACCTCTTCATGCCATCTAGCTCACTCAGGCAAGGCATCTGTTATGAGACGTACTAGAGCGGTAATTGGATCTAACTTAAAACAATGTCCTAATATGTTTCAGATATAACAGACCATTATATTTCTGACCCCAATATGGACTTGTCAGGTAGGTCCTGCTTAAATTAAAAATGGGTTCTAGTTCCTGCCAACTTGACCATGTGTCAGAATAATACTCTTTCATAATTAAATCCAGGATGAACGTAAATGACCAAAATCTTAATCTTTTAGAACATCTGGTACTTTTATAAATTGAAAGCATGAACGATGTTGAGCGATTGATCCCCTCATATGCTCATAGATTAGgatttgacattttttttccataagcTGGAAATTATCTCTGGTCTGCGAGACTAAATAACTGAGCTGCTATCTCAAGGCTGTTGTCTGCATGTAAGGAAATTCGGTTTTAATCAGGTCGCTATTTCTCGCTGGTCTTTAATTCCAGCCCTTGGCCTCATTCCAGGAGAGCCCGCTGGTAGCAGTGCTCAGTCACATGCTTCAGGTACTTGCTGGCACTGCGCTCTCCACTAGGAGCCGTAAATCTCCCTGCCTCCTCTCCATGTGTCGTCTCTCACAGGCTTGACTTGCTCTACCGCACCTGCGAGACCGTTTTCAGACTTGTAATCATGACAGAGATTTCAGAGCGGCGGGCTAAATTTACGGCCACTTTTCGGGCCAAGGTATCATTACATCCATGTGTTCCACAAAGCCTTGAACCTCGAGTATCGGCTTGCATGTCTGTGCTTATAAAGGAGATTGAATGAAGATTTTATCCTGAAGGTCATTTTGACTCTTTTCCCTTCACTCGTTTCAGGCGGTTTCACCGGGAATGACGCCCTCACTGAAAGACTGGGTCAGTTGCTACCTCCAAGACTTGTTATGTTCACTGATGTAGGACAATAAGCACAGGAGAGTCTAACTGAGCTGGAGAACATGTCACCACCTTTGAGGGACACATAATGAGAAAGATTCTTGGAACCTCTTGCCACCATATTTGTTTGTCTAACTGTAAATTCAGATAGATCTACTTAAGCCATACATATGAGATTGAATGTAAAAGATGCCTAATTAATTATGCGCACATTATCACCGTAGTGATTCACGTTAGAATCATCCTAAGATTGTATTTCTGCCAGTAAAGAGATTTAGAAGCAAAAACATCAGCCTATAAGAACAAATTGGTATTTTGTTCTAAAAAGATTCCAGAAGccattttgtacattttatCACATTTTTCCAAGAAACAAagcagttatttttaatttactgCTGAACCGTCAAACCTTGGAGAGAATTTCATGGAAATATGAAACATCTCATTTCTTGAatctcgttttttttttgtcaataaCAGGGCTTGCTGGAGACCTGGGCATTCCACAGATGGCCTCTACAGGTTTACTGCATATTTACCTATACAATGACTGACCTATAAATTTGCGAGTTATGCCTTACAAGGTTGTATATATATGCCAAACCCTCACACCTGTCTGTATCTGCAGCCCATCCATCTGAAGGTGAGCACACGCCTGTGAACTTTTggcacatccatttatgcaattttaatttttttacatataATCACTACTGCTATCcaattatattttcatgatgctTAACACTTGTAGTGTTACACAATTCTCTctgacaaatatatatatatatatatatatatatatatatatatatatagaaagagTCATTTTCAAAGAGTCATTTCAACCAAGCCTCATGGATGGGACTGGTCTCTGTAGGGGCACCATagggggcgggcgggggggggggggggggggtagggatgGGGATTAGGATGATTCCAGGATGGCCCTAAAAAAGTGGAACATAACTAGATGGGTGTAGATTTGGGGGCCCTATATGATATACTTGTATGGGGCCCAGAATGTTGACCTCTGGTTTTCTGAAACATTATTGTGATCTTTTCATTGTTTGTATCTTTATCttcaaatataaatatttctgtTCATGAAGTCTAGCACACAAAATTAATGCAGGCAGTTCCCAGGTAAAGAATGTCCGATAACGGACAACTTCTACTTAGCAGCCAAACTAAAATCTGTCATATTAAAAATCTGAGTTAAATACAACGGTTCACAGTAAAGAATACACATTCTACTTTGTGACACTCCTGACAACATTGCGTGGTGTCTGCGGTTCGTCAGCTCGAGGTGCAGTACAGTATTTTCCAGACTTAACTACGAATTCTGCTTAAAGACAGACATAGGGAGTGGATTTCCTTCGTGACTTGGGAACTGCCTGTAGCTGCATTTGACAGAAATGATCCACAGAAACACCCATTGCTTTCTTTCATCTCTCTGTCACCAGGCTCCAGAATTCCGGGCAGTTTTAGTGACCATTTCCACTCCATTAGTTATACTGGTAAGGAGGATATTTCAAATCTGCCTTTAGACGATACGTCGCACCTTCTGATCGGATGTCTTCAATTAAAGAAATATTTGCTTATCTGTTTCTTGGTAACTTAGACGGTGGGGATCATGCTGCTCTGACTGGTGTCCATGGTACCACGACAGGTAAATAAGCACCGACAGACTGGATAATCTTCAGCATGATGTGTGCTGCATCCCTCTCCAGGAAAAACAGCCCGAAGGTGGTATTATTCCTCCGTCTTCGAACCCCCtatcagggtcagggtgccggAGAGcgtgagcctatcccagacagcacagggcacaatccCCTCTCCCCAGACagaattccagtccatcacagggcacactcatgcacacatgGAAAAATTACACTCTATAGACAATTTAAAAGCATCAGTTTGGAATGTAGGAGAATGCCtgcatatccccccccccacacaccctagCCCCacccctagaggtgtgaggtcatCACAATCATTCACGCAGAAAGAGCTTTTCAGCTTTTCCGTTAGAACATTAAGACAAGAAATCGCAAAAAGAGAGAACCTCACCCAGTTCATGGGCAGTGCCACTAGATGTTAACTGTGACTTCTTTGTTGGCTAAAGTGTTAGGAACGCtctattattgtcattatta encodes:
- the si:ch211-80h18.1 gene encoding uncharacterized protein si:ch211-80h18.1, yielding MFPALCPHQDCQHNKTMLSRNVLIFSAVMCLAAVTAAAPVEEKEAEESDTEREEGEEELSEEEEDDDDSNIQDMNMGIGGRQPSTASKDRDPSGRQEASLEGDPINGQKLIGARPSHGGSHDVSVTDSAVEEGNGDNGADPLTLDAGTAFDGAVEHSSIATQLEPPGGEPGHIPSMTSEVHMLAEGPHQMTHQAEIYSAGNGPSLGSSSHGDLTGSEVNGSEGPETESNGNGHKLLVGGSLAGHAVSDLPLADNFYGGYPDITDHYISDPNMDLSALGLIPGEPAGSSAQSHASGGFTGNDALTERLGLAGDLGIPQMASTAHPSEGSRIPGSFSDHFHSISYTDGGDHAALTGVHGTTTDPHAEMAMMSHTEYLSTHDPEGGSDVLHIDSTNPNGNGRQRPITEMHNRGDHPFTDHHDRISDPHSASQLSSAGGGTPHVNPQTGTDVAPIAGEMSSLSAFSHMDHTGLSREPMTSSHQQLEVTAAGSAFSSSAPDIAFSGEAVTSNQINSTGGAELHAVLFQTGSPVTGNPHKISSHTDAVDGGESHHQDSLAAGLYLSCLLLIPEEPMKVSVIKTLRCRPSQLFPQVNSTSLLVRVLKVQKMWNWRIPADLHIKPRVKILRYRFQCKEEWMNRDPLH